Proteins from a single region of Kluyveromyces lactis strain NRRL Y-1140 chromosome A complete sequence:
- the SWD1 gene encoding COMPASS subunit protein SWD1 (similar to uniprot|P39706 Saccharomyces cerevisiae YAR003W SWD1 Subunit of the COMPASS complex which methylates histone H3 on lysine 4 and is required in transcriptional silencing near telomeres): MANLLLQDPFGVLKEYPEKLTHTLEVPVAAVCVKFSPRGDYLAVGCSNGAIIIYDMDSLKPIAMLGTHSGAHTRSVQSVCWSNDGRYLWSSGRDWYAKLWDMTQPTKCFQQYKFDGPLWSCHVVRWNVCIVTVVEEPTAYVLTLTDRQNAFHCFPLLEQDQDISGHGYTLVACPHPTIESIIITGTSKGWINAFQLDLESGFEDKIRCCYEEKIANANIKQIIISPSGTRIAINGSDRTIRQYQLIVEDNESEGGSSHSVSIELEHKYQDIINRLQWNTIFFSNHSGEYLVASAHGSSAHDLYLWETSSGSLVRVLEGADEELLDIDWNFYSMRIASNGFESGWVYMWSIVIPPKWSALAPDFEEVEENIDYQEKENEFDIMDDDNNLQAMTEAEEIAIDLCTPEKYDVRGNDISMPSFVIPIDYEGVIIQQHWAHQEQ, encoded by the coding sequence ATGGCAAACCTCTTGTTACAGGACCCCTTTGGTGTCTTGAAGGAATACCCTGAGAAATTGACCCATACGTTGGAAGTTCCTGTTGCTGCGGTATGTGTGAAGTTCAGCCCCAGAGGAGATTACTTAGCCGTTGGTTGTTCTAATGGTGCCATTATCATCTACGATATGGATAGTTTGAAGCCAATTGCTATGTTGGGTACGCATTCTGGTGCTCATACAAGATCCGTACAGTCAGTCTGTTGGTCAAACGACGGTCGATATCTGTGGTCCAGTGGTAGAGATTGGTACGCCAAGCTTTGGGATATGACTCAACCGACCAAGTGTTTCCAACAGTACAAGTTCGATGGTCCGTTATGGTCTTGCCATGTGGTACGATGGAACGTATGCATAGTGACTGTGGTTGAAGAGCCAACCGCATATGTATTAACGTTAACAGACCGACAGAATGCGTTTCATTGTTTCCCGCTATTGGAACAAGATCAAGATATCTCTGGACATGGATACACCTTAGTCGCTTGTCCACACCCAACTATAGAATCCATTATCATTACGGGGACCTCAAAGGGATGGATTAATGCGTTTCAATTGGATCTTGAATCTGGGTTCGAGGATAAGATACGATGCTGTTATGAAGAGAAAATCGCTAATGCTAATATAAAACAAATCATTATATCACCATCAGGGACTAGAATCGCCATCAATGGCTCGGATAGAACCATAAGACAGTACCAATTGATAGTAGAAGATAATGAGAGCGAAGGGGGTTCTTCACACTCAGTTTCGATTGAATTGGAACACAAGTACCAGGATATTATCAACAGATTGCAATGGAATACAATATTCTTTAGTAACCATTCTGGAGAATATCTAGTAGCAAGTGCCCACGGTTCTTCTGCCCATGATTTATATTTATGGGAAACAAGCTCTGGTAGTCTTGTGCGAGTCTTAGAAGGTGCAGACGAAGAACTATTGGACATAGATTGGAATTTTTACAGTATGCGAATCGCAAGTAATGGTTTCGAATCTGGATGGGTTTACATGTGGTCCATAGTAATACCACCGAAATGGAGCGCTCTTGCTCCAGATTTCGAAGAAGTGGAAGAGAACATCGATTaccaagagaaagaaaacgaaTTCGATATAATGGACGATGATAACAATCTACAGGCCATGACGgaagcagaagaaatcGCAATAGATTTATGTACTCCAGAAAAATACGACGTTAGAGGAAACGATATATCAATGCCAAGTTTTGTTATACCTATAGATTACGAAGGTGTCATCATTCAACAACATTGGGCTCATCAGGAGCAGTAA
- a CDS encoding emp24/gp25L/p24 family protein (similar to uniprot|Q05359 Saccharomyces cerevisiae YAR002C-A ERP1 Protein that forms a heterotrimeric complex with Erp2p Emp24p and Erv25p member along with Emp24p and Erv25p of the p24 family involved in ER to Golgi transport and localized to COPII-coated vesicles) — protein MFMFQVLLQLLVLFQLPLNAYAFYYYGNTGERRCFHKELTKDTLLKGKYQLSIYDNSEEAYVLNNGQETSVQIMVEEVFDNNHRVVNQKGSASGDFTFTAMQSGEHLICFQPTSRGGRVKTMMDIEFQVGSLAEVDSKKKSTIQTLQNKVQILIDKVNGIRREQDLVREREAMFRDASESANSRAMWWSIVSLIVLGGTCAWQLSHLRTFFVKQKVL, from the coding sequence atgttTATGTTCCAGGTTTTATTACAATTATTGGTGTTATTCCAATTACCACTGAACGCATATGCTTTCTATTACTATGGGAACACCGGTGAGCGTAGATGTTTCCATAAGGAATTAACAAAGGATACGTTGCTAAAGGGTAAGTATCAGTTGAGTATTTATGATAACTCCGAGGAAGCATATGTTTTGAACAATGGTCAGGAAACATCTGTTCAAATTATGGTTGAAGAAGTGTTTGATAACAACCATCGTGTCGTGAATCAGAAGGGAAGTGCCAGCGGGGACTTCACATTTACTGCTATGCAAAGTGGTGAGCATTTGATCTGTTTCCAACCAACCAGCCGTGGTGGCCGTGTTAAGACTATGATGGACATTGAATTCCAAGTTGGTTCCCTTGCCGAAGTCGATTCTAAGAAGAAGTCTACTATTCAAACGTTACAGAATAAGGTCCAAATATTGATAGATAAGGTTAATGGTATTAGAAGAGAGCAGGATTTGGTTAGAGAACGTGAGGCGATGTTCAGAGATGCTTCAGAGTCTGCCAATTCTCGCGCCATGTGGTGGTCTATCGTTTCGTTGATCGTTCTTGGAGGCACCTGTGCTTGGCAATTGTCCCACCTACGTACATTCTTCGTTAAGCAAAAGGTTTTGTAA
- the NUP60 gene encoding FG-nucleoporin NUP60 (similar to uniprot|P39705 Saccharomyces cerevisiae YAR002W NUP60 Subunit of the nuclear pore complex (NPC) functions to anchor Nup2p to the NPC in a dynamic process that is controlled by the nucleoplasmic concentration of Gsp1p-GTP potential Cdc28p substrate) has protein sequence MTNNRKSYIVRNSIAPYKKPTHSVVTGNSRKPSFFNKIKSFFQNQEVRQKEAKNEPKHIANGQRRSTSSFSVPGGFYDSQAAAESSAILSRALGAQTAESTFADDNEAEEEDPNVSNAKLASFFQEKGDRPLTEMEMEGVISVMKRCRSVSSTPFGSRIISESKTIPNSKVLRTTSESVATPLKATSYTPRYEDSSVGNNSIRSTRSSVTRRIFDYSKVPSPYRTTVYKYSAATLPSKSANATLPLQPTETKNKITRNRSPPKKLSNTASALMSILDGDNDRNDHTKLSIASNLANPYSSHVSRVRKSKPIAETTTHSPSTPAKVTDKPHVDHQESSNTGLQTNTSLKEISKSVNGVSHPEEPHKVEEPNTLNNNNTTQYKPSVSSSLRQTVVAETSPAKDQTTKQLSAEQIFGNSNSNKPASSFSFSFQKPEPFVLPSMGSTSENNKTDSIESKTGLKAPPKSKLSPLPTVESPSIIEPEAEIGDKIDPNTTSKIPAPAVISTKMQDQFTFGEVPKSNVDPASIDKAKVEQYKSMFIF, from the exons ATGACAAATAATAGGAAGTCCTATATTGTGAGGAACTCTATAGCTCCTTACAAGAAACCTACACACTCAGTTGTAACAGGAAACTCAAGG AAaccttctttctttaataaaatcaaatctttcttccaaaaccAAGAGGTCCGACAGAAGGAAGCGAAAAATGAACCAAAACATATAGCGAACGGGCAAAGAAGATCTACGTCGTCCTTCAGTGTTCCAGGGGGATTTTACGATTCTCAGGCGGCAGCAGAAAGTAGTGCAATTTTATCGAGAGCACTCGGAGCTCAGACTGCAGAAAGCACTTTTGctgatgataatgaagcagaagaggaagatcCTAACGTATCCAATGCGAAACTCGCATCCTTTTTCCAAGAGAAGGGTGATCGTCCATTGACggaaatggaaatggaaGGCGTGATCTCCGTGATGAAAAGATGTCGATCAGTGTCATCAACTCCTTTTGGAAGCCGAATCATCAGCGAATCGAAGACCATTCCTAATAGCAAAGTTTTAAGAACAACTTCGGAATCTGTAGCCACTCCATTGAAGGCTACATCATACACACCAAGATACGAGGATTCATCGGTCGGAAACAATTCCATTAGAAGCACGAGATCCTCGGTAACTAGACGTATATTCGACTACTCTAAGGTCCCATCACCGTACAGAACCACTGTATATAAATACAGTGCTGCCACTTTGCCAAGTAAAAGTGCGAATGCTACTTTACCATTACAACCAACTGAAACGAAAAATAAGATTACGCGGAATAGGAGTCCACCTAAGAAGTTAAGCAATACTGCATCTGCGTTGATGTCAATACTCGATGGAGATAACGATAGAAACGATCACACAAAACTATCAATAGCGTCCAACTTGGCAAATCCTTACTCATCACATGTGTCGAGGGTTCGCAAGAGCAAACCAATTGcagaaacaacaacacATTCTCCAAGTACGCCTGCAAAAGTGACGGATAAACCTCACGTTGATCATCAAGAATCGTCAAACACTGGTTTACAAACAAACACTTCtttaaaagaaatttctAAATCGGTCAATGGAGTCAGCCATCCTGAAGAACCTCACAAGGTCGAGGAGCCAAATACTttgaacaacaacaatacTACCCAATATAAACCAAgtgtttcttcatcgttgAGACAGACAGTAGTCGCAGAAACATCTCCTGCGAAAGACCAGACCACTAAGCAACTGTCTGCAGAACAGATATTTGGGAACAGTAATAGTAATAAGCCTGCCTCtagtttcagtttcagCTTCCAAAAACCTGAGCCATTTGTTCTACCATCAATGGGATCCACTTCCGAAAACAACAAGACCGATTCTATTGAAAGTAAAACCGGCTTGAAGGCTCCACCGAAATCAAAACTGTCTCCACTACCCACTGTCGAATCACCCTCGATAATAGAGCCAGAAGCAGAAATAGGCGACAAAATAGATCCTAACACTACTTCAAAGATTCCAGCCCCAGCGGTGATTTCAACTAAAATGCAAGACCAATTTACATTTGGTGAGGTACCAAAGAGCAACGTTGATCCAGCTTCCATTGACAAAGCTAAAGTTGAACAATATAAATCCATGTTCATATTTTAA
- the TFC3 gene encoding transcription factor TFIIIC subunit TFC3 (similar to uniprot|P34111 Saccharomyces cerevisiae YAL001C TFC3 Largest of six subunits of the RNA polymerase III transcription initiation factor complex (TFIIIC); part of the TauB domain of TFIIIC that binds DNA at the BoxB promoter sites of tRNA and similar genes; cooperates with Tfc6p in DNA binding): MTETTVLSPDELVQKVIDEISFRKGRISLNELWDYASEYVDLNDDNMKGYTLSNVLAHPDTILLLSGKIVNKSSMQYEDVVKNADSVQIGITDDRLWLTLTGHTKKEASVVGLAFDLLLEVAASKDKGINTMELAKNTGQDPRSVTGRIKKFSHLVTMNQLVYKGHLVKSLTLNRFVTEKQKKPYVNIKQHLSEIVQVVKNSKNGVRQVIDLKREMGFDKEKRLSKAFTSAISWLDQQGYLKKVIVISPANPSIKIRCVQFVKSYFPEEVTGNNEFEDESADEDENEGDGDEGGTGNDDVEKTSLDEEELMEGFDKVNATNILQDSNLVIQEAPSEKKEVTINRFYPLQTQIYSMADKAGLTGISTLDLISKFVGPDYKRCFSKNTEYFIEGTSQKSSKSFSDNDIGLVKIYDFEGKKKFHRIFTKKNFARLTDQEAGSRHKSLPEIEEQPHTLEELSKMNFVPLNASLRYMNDGDKDVFFWHGELDIPASTKTSVRGRKRITLPDAAAKPKRIKVANPTVDMKIEHDEPQIARNGTSITVNGFTGSSLKSIQRQKALLTVLKNSGGVRFIGDKFYDSISKSMGTDMILDKKTLKKESEILAESGKLKIVEDPNTRRRLLCLPEISDEKIEEYLIDSKDTRGKFNTEVVCKEDIYFFDQTEKDRFHRSAKAAKRIKEFERKNKKGQSSTAVDVSIEPALAPKKLRKRTTAAKKGASTKEAKPSSKSKSKKTEIPSNIRTTFHSGTKEGITALVYAVAITKSIKGQIAWDEITKLFPHNAIENLKKQWRVKRVRMGESGWRALMEKWRKIMVEAIKDERATLADAEQLNLVKLVDLWLSVEKDSTHTVKLYKEYSVNRAKYTFVPLTNKSKTETKGKGIAMSSMIQRECFLLNKKYSYQESVQPKSKSVEDEIKTVVRSMLFDKTLVEAGEVDILQQFNHEQVDKVILDMAKERLVTFVDSSKLQLTDKIYDVLKYLGDPSFLENSSAFRKTLIELFNNKNTLVLSEEPQRHIPCVLLDVIDNFNIKSAVVPLEVQHKKMYYTTRQYEVRALTPPLVFYSVDTIKEKKVKKVNIPVNKPFSRLWINGNSEIRPSVWKSVISILLKEILFNPGITESVISNRYATLLSSEEVSEVVKWLSNTQRISAIDYGGYTVCDGWYFALG, encoded by the coding sequence ATGACTGAAACTACTGTTTTATCACCAGATGAATTAGTACAAAAAGtgattgatgaaatatcatttAGGAAAGGACGGATTTCTCTGAATGAGCTCTGGGATTATGCTTCAGAATACgttgatttgaatgatgaCAATATGAAAGGCTATACACTAAGCAATGTTTTAGCGCATCCTGATACGATCTTGTTATTATCAGGAAAGATCGTCAACAAAAGTTCGATGCAGTACGAAGATGTAGTAAAGAATGCAGATTCTGTGCAAATTGGAATTACAGATGATAGGTTATGGTTGACCTTAACTGGTCATACGAAGAAAGAGGCCTCCGTTGTTGGTCTCGCATTTGATTTGTTACTTGAAGTTGCAGCATCTAAGGATAAAGGTATCAATACTATGGAGCTAGCCAAGAACACAGGGCAAGATCCCAGAAGTGTAACGGGCAGGATCAAAAAGTTTTCGCATTTAGTAACAATGAACCAGCTGGTGTATAAGGGTCATTTAGTAAAATCGTTAACGTTAAACCGCTTCGTTACTGaaaaacagaagaaaccaTACGTCAACATCAAACAACATTTGTCTGAGATCGTACAGGTTGTAAAGAACTCCAAAAATGGCGTCCGCCAAGTGATcgatttgaaaagagaaatggGGTTCgataaagagaaaagattgTCCAAAGCTTTCACATCTGCTATTTCTTGGTTAGATCAACAAGGttacttgaagaaagttaTCGTTATATCGCCTGCAAACCCCTCAATAAAGATACGATGCGTCCAGTTCGTAAAATCCTATTTTCCAGAAGAAGTTACTGGAAACAATGAGTTCGAAGATGAAAGCGCTGATGAAGACGAGAACGAAGGTGATGGAGATGAAGGTGGTACGGGTAACgatgatgttgaaaagacGTCGTTGGATGAAGAGGAGTTAATGGAAGGCTTTGACAAAGTCAATGCCACGAATATACTAcaagattcaaatttggTAATACAAGAAGCTCCATctgagaaaaaagaagttacCATCAATAGATTCTACCCGCTACAAACACAAATATATTCCATGGCTGATAAAGCTGGGTTGACGGGTATTTCTACCTTGGACCTAATATCTAAATTTGTGGGACCAGATTATAAAAGATGTTTTTCTAAGAACACTGAGTATTTCATTGAGGGGACAAGCCAGAAATCATCCAAGTCCTTTTCAGATAATGATATCGGATTGGTTAAAATATatgattttgaaggaaagaagaaattccatCGGATATTCACTAAGAAGAACTTCGCCAGATTGACTGATCAAGAGGCTGGAAGCAGACATAAGAGTTTGCCCGAAATCGAAGAACAACCTCACACGTTAGAAGAGTTAAGTAAAATGAATTTTGTACCACTCAATGCTTCGTTGAGGTACATGAATGACGGAGATAAGgacgttttcttttggCACGGTGAATTGGATATTCCTGCGAGCACCAAAACGTCAGTACGaggaagaaagagaataaCGTTACCAGATGCCGCTGCGAAACCCAAGCGTATTAAGGTTGCTAACCCTACAGTCGACATGAAAATTGAACATGATGAGCCGCAAATCGCAAGAAATGGTACTAGCATTACCGTTAATGGTTTTACTGGTAGTTCTTTGAAGTCAATCCAGAGACAGAAGGCCTTGCTTACAGTTTTAAAGAATAGTGGTGGAGTTCGTTTCATTGGTGATAAATTCTATGACTCGATATCAAAAAGCATGGGGACCGACATGATCTTGGATAaaaaaactttgaagaaagagtcAGAGATCTTGGCGGAGTCTGGAAAACTAAAAATTGTCGAAGATCCAAATACCAGAAGGCGCTTGCTCTGTTTACCTGAAATTTCGGATGAAAAGATAGAGGAGTATTTAATAGATTCAAAAGATACCAGAGGAAAGTTCAATACTGAAGTGGTTTGCAAGGAGGATATCTATTTCTTCGATCAGACTGAAAAAGATAGGTTCCACAGATCTGCCAAAGCAGCTAAGCGAATCAAGGAATTCGAACgtaaaaataaaaagggTCAATCTTCAACAGCTGTTGATGTATCTATAGAACCAGCTTTAGCCCCTAAGAAGCtcagaaaaagaacaactGCTGCCAAAAAGGGTGCTTCCACCAAAGAAGCCAAGCCTTCCtccaaatccaaatctaAAAAGACGGAGATTCCTAGCAACATTCGTACCACTTTCCATTCTGGAACCAAGGAGGGCATCACTGCATTGGTTTATGCTGTGGCTATCACTAAAAGCATTAAGGGACAAATAGCTTGGGATGAAATAACGAAACTTTTCCCTCATAATGctattgaaaatttgaagaaacagtGGAGGGTTAAAAGAGTTAGAATGGGAGAATCTGGGTGGAGAGCCTTAATGGAAAAATGGCGTAAAATAATGGTGGAAGCCATCAAGGATGAAAGAGCAACACTTGCTGATGCGGAACAGTTGAATTTAGTGAAGTTGGTCGACCTCTGGCTAAGTGTGGAAAAGGATTCCACTCACACCGTCAAACTATACAAAGAATACTCCGTTAATCGGGCAAAATATACATTCGTGCCATTGACTAACAAAAGTAAAACAGAAACTAAGGGAAAAGGTATTGCAATGTCTTCAATGATTCAACGTGAATGTTTCCTTTTAAACAAGAAGTATTCTTACCAAGAGTCAGTCCAACCCAAGAGTAAATCTGtcgaagatgaaattaaaacaGTTGTTAGATCAATGCTGTTCGACAAAACATTGGTAGAAGCTGGTGAAGTTGATATTTTGCAACAATTTAACCACGAACAAGTGGATAAAGTCATCTTGGACATGGCTAAAGAAAGACTCGTTACATTCGTAGATTCTTCGAAGTTACAGTTGACAGATAAGATATATGACGTTTTGAAGTATCTTGGTGACCCatctttcttggaaaactCTTCAGCTTTTAGAAAGACGCTAAttgaattgttcaacaatAAAAACACTTTAGTGCTCAGTGAAGAACCTCAACGTCATATTCCATGCGTGTTACTTGACGTgattgataatttcaatatcaagaGCGCAGTGGTTCCGTTGGAAGTGCAGCACAAAAAAATGTACTACACAACACGACAATACGAAGTCCGTGCACTTACACCTCCGTTGGTGTTTTATAGCGTCGATACAATTaaagagaagaaggtgaagaaaGTAAACATTCCAGTCAATAAACCATTTTCTCGTCTATGGATAAACGGAAATTCTGAAATACGTCCATCGGTGTGGAAATCAGTCATTAGTATACTACTAAAGGAGATACTTTTCAATCCTGGGATCACTGAAAGTGTAATATCAAATAGATACGCCACATTATTATCTTCTGAAGAAGTTTCCGAGGTCGTAAAATGGTTATCAAATACTCAAAGGATATCTGCAATTGATTATGGAGGATATACAGTATGCGATGGTTGGTACTTCGCATTGGGTTAA
- the CDH1 gene encoding Cdh1p (similar to uniprot|P53197 Saccharomyces cerevisiae YGL003C CDH1 CDC20 homolog 1 protein required for Clb2 and Ase1 degradation): MQNPFVNNPPSSSPVKRSQVPGGRINKRPTSSATTNMSNSSSSSSLLASPVRRPRSTSSAGSGFADRFIPNRTEMDLNTVSSIRSNPSIPAFKPSNGSDNRLEWERERQAHQTFDIVLKNELFGELLNTDSNSGDTISRIQYSESLERPTTPPSGHRDGGDTDEDEEQTYQNLNSEPPTTPRRNHSSFLHHDSHRPTSNSTKGVSLFSYGSRSQSNRLHSSNLDLGPNATASMMNNQYFQSLSPMRPESQKLLLSPGKKFREIAKVPYRVLDAPSLADDFYYDLIDWSSTDVLAVALGKSIFLSDNTTNDVTHLATSESDFTSLSWVDSGSHLAVGLSSGIVEIYDVLKNKCIRTLSGHVDRVACLSWNNHVLSSGSRDRKILHRDVRAPEPFFEQIDTHSQEVCGLKWNVNENKLASGGNDNMVYVYDGTLRQPMLSMEEHTAAVKAMAWSPHTRGVLATGGGTADKKLKIWNISKAVKLNEVDTGSQLCNMLWSKNTDEIITSHGYSKYNLTLWNYPTLEPMAVLKGHSFRVLHLTLSADGTTVVSGAGDETLRYWKLFDKPKSRGYQDSLITNAFDNLR, translated from the coding sequence ATGCAGAACCCATTTGTGAATAACCCACCGTCCTCTTCTCCTGTGAAAAGGTCTCAGGTCCCCGGAGGACGCATCAACAAACGACCCACATCTTCTGCTACTACAAATATGTCTAACTCTTCGTCCAGCTCTTCGCTACTTGCTTCTCCAGTAAGACGACCCAGGTCCACTTCTTCAGCTGGTTCTGGATTTGCTGACAGATTCATACCTAATAGGACGGAAATGGATTTGAATACCGTCAGTTCAATCAGGTCAAACCCAAGTATACCGGCTTTCAAGCCTTCTAATGGGTCAGATAACCGTTTGGAATGGGAAAGGGAACGTCAGGCTCATCAGACTTTTGATATCGTATTGAAGAACGAATTATTCGGGGAACTTCTAAACACTGATTCTAATAGTGGTGATACGATATCTAGAATTCAATACTCTGAATCTTTGGAAAGACCTACGACACCTCCTAGCGGGCATAGAGATGGTGGCGAtactgatgaagacgaagagCAAACTTATCAGAACTTAAACTCGGAACCTCCAACCACACCTAGACGAAACCATTCAAGTTTCTTGCATCATGATTCACATAGACCTACTTCAAACAGCACGAAGGGTGTAAGCTTATTCAGTTATGGATCTAGGTCACAATCCAATCGATTACACTCTTCGAATTTGGATTTGGGACCAAATGCTACCGCATCGATGATGAACAACCAGTATTTCCAATCGTTATCTCCAATGCGACCAGAGTCACAAAAATTATTGCTATCCCcaggaaagaaatttaGAGAGATCGCTAAGGTACCGTACAGAGTTTTAGATGCTCCATCTTTAGCAGATGATTTCTACTACGACTTGATTGATTGGTCCAGTACCGATGTTTTGGCAGTGGCATTGGGTAAATCAATTTTCCTTTCGGATAACACTACAAATGACGTTACCCATTTGGCCACTTCAGAGTCTGATTTTACAAGTTTAAGCTGGGTCGATTCCGGTTCTCACTTAGCTGTAGGGTTATCCAGTGGTATAGTTGAGATATATGATGTTTTAAAGAACAAATGTATTCGAACCCTCTCTGGGCATGTGGATAGAGTAGCATGTTTAAGTTGGAACAACCACGTTTTATCGAGTGGATCAAGAGATAGGAAAATCTTACATAGGGATGTGAGAGCTCCTGAGCCATTTTTTGAACAGATTGACACACATTCGCAGGAAGTTTGTGGGTTGAAATGGAATGTTAATGAGAATAAGCTAGCATCTGGTGGTAACGATAATATGGTATACGTTTATGATGGTACTTTACGACAACCGATGTTATCGATGGAGGAACATACTGCAGCAGTCAAAGCTATGGCTTGGTCTCCTCATACTCGAGGAGTTCTAGCTACTGGAGGTGGTACTGCGGATAAAAAACTCAAGATCTGGAATATTTCGAAAGCAGTCAAATTGAATGAAGTGGATACTGGATCACAACTGTGCAATATGCTTTGGTCAAAGAACACAGACGAGATCATCACTTCGCATGGATACTCTAAATATAATCTCACACTTTGGAACTATCCAACTTTGGAGCCGATGGCTGTCTTAAAGGGACATAGCTTTAGAGTATTACATCTCACACTATCGGCAGATGGGACTACTGTGGTCTCGGGTGCCGGTGATGAAACACTAAGATATTGGAAGTTGTTTGATAAACCTAAATCTAGAGGATACCAGGACTCGCTTATAACTAACGCATTCGATAATTTAAGGTAA